The region GCTTTGCAGAATCTTTCACAAAATGTAGAGAAACTTGAATTAGTTTCTGAACCAATAATCGTAAAGCCTTCTCCCCTTGATGAGAAAAAGCAAAACAATAGCACAAATAATATAATTAATGTTCCCGCTCTTTCTGAAACATTTAAGCCAGATGAAGATATTATAAAAAGTTGCTTTTCAAGTTTTACAGAACAACCTGACTTTTATGCAGAACCTTGGAAATTAAGACGGAGTCTTGATTCATCAGATATTGAAATTATGGATGATTGGTTCTTTAACATGGGCGGAAGAGGTTCTCTTGAAAGTAGAGGATCTCGACAAAAAAATGCCTTGTTATCAGCAGGTTTAATATCGATTCTTGGCGAATTATATGGAGATCAGTTTCAGACTCTTATTTTAGCTTCGGAGCCTGAAAGATTAGGTGAATGGAGAAGAATTCTTCAAGATTCGCTTGGTCTCACAAGGGATGACTTTGGACCTAGTAGTGGTATTGTTCTTTTTGAAAGGCCTGAAGGTGTTATCGAGAGAGCTGATAGATTAGAAGCGAATGAAGAATTGCCATTTATTATCATTGATGCAGCAGAAACATCTGTTGAAATTCCAATACTTCAATTCCCATTATGGGTTGCATTTGCTGGCTCAGATAATGAAATTTACGATGATCTTGAATTAAACTAAGCTTTATGACTATATTAATAATTTTTATAAGCTATCTTTTAGGATCACTTCCGACAGGTTTTTTAATTGGAAAATATCTCAAAAATATAGATTTAAGAACTATAGGTTCTGGATCTACAGGTGCCACAAATGTCTTAAGAAATGTTGGGAAATGGCCAGCACTTTTTGTATTTATCATTGACGTTGGGAAAGGCCTTATTGCAGTAAAAATTGCTCAAAATTACACAGATCAAGGATTAATAGAAGTTATAGCAGGGATATCAGCCATCTCAGGACATATTTGGCCAATATGGCTTAGAGGTAAAGGAGGGAAAGCTGTTGCAACTGGATTAGGTATGTTTTTAGCTATTTCTTGGAAAGTTGGACTCGCATCTCTTGGTATTTTTTTAATAGTCCTAACAAAAACTAAATTTGTTTCTTTATCCAGTATTTCAGCGGCAATCTTACTTCCTATTTTTATGTTTTTTTACCTAGGTAAATTTATGCACTCATATTTTTTTATAAGTTTAATTGTGGCATTATTAGTAATCTGGAAACATAGAACAAACATAACAAGATTGCTTAATGGAGAAGAATCCAAAATTAATCAGAATCAATAGATTTAAATATTTCTATTAGAGCTTTATTAGGATCTATAGCTTTTGATATTGATCTACCAATTACTAACTTAGAAGCGCCATTATCTAAAGCTTCATAGGGAGTCATAATTCTATTTTGATCATTTTTATTGTCAATATTAAGTCTGATGCCTGGTGTAATAAGTTCAAAATTATCCTTATAAATTGATCTCAACATTTTTACCTCCCAAGGGGAACAAACACATCCATCTAATCCGGCATCAAAAGACAATTTTGCAAGTCTCAATACATTTTCTTCAATTGTATTATTTCTATCAAGATCAGTTTGAAAATCTTTAAGAGAAAAGCTTGTTAAAACAGTTATTCCTACAACAAACGGAGGATTAACACTGACAGAGGAGGCTCCTTCCAAAGATGCTTTCTTCGAATCCCTTAGAGCTTTTAGACCTGCTGAAGCATGAATTGAAATTATATCAACCCCTAATTTTGAAACTTGGAAACATGCTGAACGCATGGTATTAGGGATATCATGAAATTTTAAGTCTAAAAAAATTTTTTTATTTAAACCTTTTAATACTTCAATAACTCTTGGACCTTCCCTCACAAAAAGCTCTAAACCAACTTTCACCCACTTAATATTAGGACATTTTTTCAAAAGTAATTTTGCTTGACTTACATCTAATCCATCAATTGCCAATATTATTTTATCTTCTGAATTAAATCTTTTATTCATAAATTTTCAGTTTTCAAACCTCTTAATTATTTTTTTTCCAATTTGCAAAATTTTCCCTTCCAAATCATTTTTTGAATTAAAAACTAAATCAGGATTTATTAATTTCTGACTATCAATTTTTACACCCCCACCTTTAATCGATCTTTTGGATTCGCTGCTAGATTTAAAAAGTTTTAGAGCACTCAACAAGTAAAAAAACTTTACTGGGAAAATTACTTCTTTTAAAGAAATATTTGGAATTTCTCCAACTTTTTCTTTCTGTCCAAGGAATAATTTTTCACAGTTTGATTGCGCCTTTAATGCTTCTTCAGGCCCATGGAATAAGGTAGTAACTTCTAAAGCCATTCTTCTTTGTAATTCACGAGGATTTGAGTTTTCAAGAAAACTTAAATCTACTTCAGTAAGTAATTCAAAATAGGTAGGTATTATGTTATCGGGTACTTTTTCTAATTTTGAATACATTGAAAGAGCATCTTCAGTTAAACCTACAGTATTAAATTCAGATTTACTCATCTTCTTAATTCCATCTAAACCTGTCAAAATTGGTAACAGAACACCAAATTGAGGCTCTTGTTTAAAATGCCTTTGAAGATCCCTTCCTATTGCAATATTAAATTTCTGATCTGTACCTCCCAGCTCAATATCTGATTGAACAACAACCGAATCATAACCTTGTAATAGCGGATATAAAAATTCATGCAAAGAAATTGGAACTTGTGAAGTATATCTTTTATTAAATTCCTCTTTAGCTAACATTTGACTAACTGTTGCACTCCCCATTAATTCAATTATCGAATTCAGATTTAATCCTTTTAACCATTTACTATTGTATCTAATTTCTATTTTATCTTTTGAATCAAAATCTAAAATAGATTCATTAGCTGGCTTGCCCATTCCTAGTTGGGTTAGATATGTTTTTGCATTATCTTTAACTTGTTTTTCGGATAACTGCACTCTTGTTTTATTTTTTCCAGTTGGGTCACCTATTTGAGCAGTAAAATCACCAATAATTAAAACTGCAATATGTCCATTATCTTGGAATGCCCTAAGTTTTTTAAATAAAATGCTGTGCCCAAGGTGAATATCGGTTCCAGTTGGATCGATACCTAGTTTAACCCTTAATTTTTTATTATTCTTTTTCGCATTATTAATTATCTCTGAAAAAGTTTTATCTATTCCCTTAATTGGAAAGTACTCGTCTATTCCTCTTGACAGCCATGATGGCAATATTGATTTATCAGACATAAAGCTTTAACAGTTAAGTTTAAGAAGTTTTATCAAGTTCATCCTTCATTCTTATTAAGGTTTTGTTCATCTGATCAAACATCTGATCAGGAGTAATCCCAAACTGACTTAACTGTGTCTTTAATTGCTCCACTGTCATTTTTGCTTGAAAATCTTCGGACAATTCAAATCTCTTCATAAAAACTTTATAACGATCCATAAGAGATTCCATTTTTTTTATAAACATTTTTTTCCCCTCTCTATCAAATTTTCCGTAATCAGATCCAAGCTTCATGAGGTCTTGGTAATCAGTAAAAAGCTTTTTAGCTTCTTCTTGTACTATGTCTGACTCAAAAAATCCCATTTCTATTTTAACTTCACAAGATTTAGGCTCAATTACAACATAACAAGAATCTTATGAATTGATTAGAACATTAATAAAATTTTAGTTTATAAATAATTCTATGATTTATTTATATTCAGAATTAAATTTAAAAAACATGTCTCGAGATTTTTGGAAAACTTCAACTTGAATAATATTTCAAACCAAAATAGACAAATTGAATTATTTGGTTCAAATGTAAGTACATCAGCAACTTTTCAACACACAAAAAATCTAAAAATCAAAAGCGAAATCCTAACTGAATGGAGAAATAAAATATATAATCACCAATTCAAAATTTCAAAAGATACTCACAATAAAACTTTTCACCAAACAAGTCTTTCTATAAATAATATTTCAAAAGAAAGAAAAATTGATCCGTTTTCCCTGCAGCCATTATCATTGAACTTCTGGAGAACCAATCAATATATACACACTGGTCCAGCAATGTATTTCGTAGTTGACTCGATGGAGAGTTCTAAAATAATCTTATATATAGGAGAAACAAATTCAGCTAATAAAAGATGGAAGGGAGAACATGACTGCAAAAATTATCTCATGAACTATAAAGAAGCCCTGGCTCATAACAAACTCTCAAGTCGCCAAGATATTCGTTTCTTCTTAGATGTACCTAAAGACGTAAAATTAAGACGTAAATTAGAACAGCAACTGATATATTTATGGTTACCACCTTTTAATAAAGAAACTCGAGATAGGTGGGCTACTACTTTCACAAACAACTAAAAGTTAATTAAATCTATTTTACAAATGCAATTTTCCACATTCCAAAACAATCTTGATAACTGGCAAGGTGCTTTATTAATTTTTGGAGTTTTAGAGGAAGAAATTGCAAGCCAACTTGAAAACATAAAATTTGTTATTGACCCAAAATTATTACTAAAAAAAGTTACTCAAAAAAAATTCAAAGGAGAAAAAGGGAAAACTTTAAGTTTTGAATTTTTAGATCAAAAATTAGAAACTTTAATCATAGTTGGTCTTGGCAAATCAAAAGACCTAAATAAAAGTGATATAGAAAACTCTATAGGAAAACTAGTTAGGGAAACTGTTGATAAAAATGAAAAAGTCAGTATCTTACTACCTTGGGAATTAATAAATCCACAATTAACAATAAATCAATTAGCAGAGTCAGCTAGATTATCCGCCTATAAAGACAATAGATTCAATAAGAAAAAAGATGATAAGAAAGTTCTTAAAGAAATAGAGTTTTTGAATTTAAAAAAATTTGAGAATATTAGCTTTGAAGAGACAGCACAAATATGTGAAGGTGTAGAACTAGCTAGAAGACTTGTAGCCGCCCCTCCAAATAGTCTTACCCCTCAGGAAATGTCTATACAAGCTTCTCAAATTGCTAAAGATCATGGTTTGGAAGTAAAAATTCTAGAAGCAAAAGATTGTGAAGATTTAGGAATGGGTGCATATTTAGCTGTAGCAAAAGGGTCTGATCTAGATCCTAAATTTATACATCTTACTTTAAAATCAGAGGGTCCCATAAAAGAAAAGATTGCGCTTGTTGGTAAGGGTTTAACCTTTGATTCTGGAGGATACAATCTGAAAGTAGGAGCCTCTCAAATTGAAATGATGAAATATGATATGGGCGGAAGCGCTGCAGTTTTAGGAGCAGCAAAAGCAATTGGAGCAATCAAACCAAAAGGATTAGAAATTCATTTTATTGTTGCATCTTGCGAAAACATGATAAATGGATCTGCAGTACACCCTGGAGATGTAGTTAAGGCATCTAATGGTAAGACAATTGAAATAAATAACACTGATGCAGAGGGTAGACTGACATTAGCTGATGCTTTAACTTACGCATCCAATTTAAAACCGGATTCAATAATAGATCTTGCAACTTTAACAGGAGCTATTGTTGTTGCATTAGGGAATGATGTAGCTGGATTCTGGAGCAATAATGATGATTTGGCAAATGACCTAAAAGCTGCATCAGTCCAGTCTGGAGAAGAATTATGGCAAATGCCTTTACAAAAATCTTATAAAGAAGGGTTAAAGTCTCATATAGCAGACATGAAAAATACAGGTCCAAGAGCAGGCGGATCAATAACTGCTGCTTTGTTCTTAGAGGAATTCTTCGATAAAAAAATTAGATGGGCTCATATTGATATTGCTGGGACTTGTTGGACTGATAAGAATAAAGGAATTAATCCATCAGGTGCAACCGGTTTTGGAGTTAAAACTCTTGTTCAATGGATTAAAAATAAATAACTATATTTAAATCATTCATTCCAAAGATTTGTTGATCTAGCGTTATCACCCCATAATTTATCCAACCTCTGATCTCTCCCACATGAGAATCTATAGAACTTATATTTTAATTCATTTCTCTCAGCAAAATCCTGATGATATTCTTCAGCCAACCAAAATTGATCTTTTGATTTTAGTTCTACAGATATTTTTTCTAATGGTACACGCAATTCTTTAGAAGCGGAAAAAATTGCATTTATAGCATCACTTTCCTCAGTTGCACCTTTGAAAAAGATCACTGGCCTATAAGAATCTCCACGATCACAAAATTGACCCTTGCCATCCAGAGGATCAATATTTCTGAAATAGAGCCTAAGTATATCGGGTAAAGTTACCAACTTGGGATCATAATTAACCAAAACAACTTCTTGATGCCCATCATGATTTTCGTATGTAGGATTTTGAAGATTTCCTCCTGAGTAGCCACTTTGCACAAAATTTATCCCCTTTAAAGACTCTAAATCATGTTCTAAACACCAAAAACAACCTCCTGCAAGAATCAATTCTTCTGCAAGTGTATTAAGAGGGTTAATGAAAATTGAAAAGGCAATTATTAAAGGTAAGAAATATTTCATTCATTTATTATAGAGTTCAAATAATAGAATTAATAATCTCTTTAGCAGCTCTTTCGACTACACCCTCTTCTCCTAATTCTTTCTTTAGGAGAGCATAACCTTTTTTGATTTTTACTTTTTCTGATGTCAGATCTAGATATCTGCAAGCTTGGTGAAAAACTTTCTTTTCATTAAAATTTTTCTGGACGAACTCAGGTATTACTAATTTCTTTAATAGAAGATTCACAGGTGAAATAAATCTCACCTTGAAATTAAGAATTTTTCTTGCGATAAAGGCAGTAACTCTACTAACCTTATATCCAACAATCTGTGGTATGCCATATAAAGCCAATTCCATATTCACTGTGCCTGATTTACATAAAGCTAGTTTTGTTAATGAATAAATATAAGGCTTCAATTCAGAATCATCCTGCTGAGAAATAACTTTGCCTTTAATTTCATATTTTTCTAAACCCTTTCTAAATTGTTCATCAAAAACCCTCCTACAGGATGGAATATAAACGACAAGACTTGGGTATTTTAGTTGCAATTTTTTTGCAGTTTTCAAGAAAGTGGGCAAGATGTATTTTAACTCTTGAGATCTTGATGCTGGCATTAAAAGTAAGATATTCTGGTTTCCTCGAAGTTTGAGAATTGTTCTAGAGTCTTTCTTGGAAGGCAACCTTCTTGCTAAATCAATCATTGGGTGACCCACCCAAAAAACATTTCCGCCTCTTCTTCTATAAAACTTTGCCTCCTGTTTAAAAATTGCAAAAATTTTATCTGAAAATTTAATTAAATTTGTGGTGCTATTATTGCCAACTCTCCATGCCCATTCTTGAGGAGCAATATAATAGTATATTGGAATATCACTTCTTGATCTTTTTAATTTAGTCCCAATTTTAATATTAGGTCCCATGTAGTCGATCAAAATCAAGCAATCTGGAGGATATTTCTTTAGTAATTTATAAAATTTTTTTTGAATTCTTAATGTTGGGAGAATAAGAGGTAAAGCCTCCCAAATTCCTATTGCACTAATTGAAGTAGTATCTTGAAGAATTTTTACACCTTCCTTCTTCATTCTTTCACCACCTAATCCACAAATTTCTAAATCTATAGATTTTTTTCTGGCTTCATCAAATAAAGCTTTTGATAACAAACTTCCGTGCAAATCTCCAGAAACTTCTCCAGTACTTATAAAAATCTTTTTATTCATAAATTCACTAAAGGCATTGGACCGCGCCTATTCTTAGATATTGATTCTTTTAAAAAAATACATAATTTTGAAGATGAAAGATCTAATTCTCCTTTCATTATATTTTCTAAAGAATTAGAAATTGGATCATCAGATTTAAAAAGAAGATTCCAAGTACTTTGAAGTAATTTCAAGTTAAAATTTTTGTTTTCCATCAAACCACTTCTTTTGATTCCAATTCTATTCAAACCTCTTAATCTACCTGGATGACCTTCGGCCAAACAGAAAGGAGGTACGTCCCTATCTACTCTAGTCATTCCTCCGATCATCGCTAAATATCCTATATGGACAAATTGATGTATACCTAAGCACCCACCAATAATAGCTTTATCTTCTACCTTTACATGCCCAGCGACTTGGACACTATTTGACAAAACAATTCCATTGCCAAGCTCGCAATTATGGCCTATGTGACTGTAAGCCATTAACAAATTATTGCTCCCAATAATAGTTTTTTCCCCTTCATCAGTTGCCTTATTGATAGTTACACATTCTCTGAAAGTATTGTTATCCCCAATAATAACTTCAGAATCTGCACCTTTATATTTAAGATCTTGGGGATCAAGTCCAATAAATACATTAGGAAAAACTTTATTATTACATCCAATCTGAGTTCTCCCAGTAATAACTGCATTTGAGCCTACCTCGGTTCCCTTCCCGATAGTCACATTCGGACCGATAGTAGCTCCTTGAGAAACAATCACACCTTCGTGCAATTTAGCACTTGGATCAACAAAAGCATTTGGGTGCACTTTTACACCACTAAAACTTGAATTAAATTGAGTATTTTCCATATCTCTAATCCACTAATGAAAACATTAAATCTCCAGAACAAACCAACTTTCCATCAACATGAGCCTCTCCTTTCACTTTGCCAAATCTTTTTCTTTTAATACTCAATAACTCGCAAGAAATTAGCAGTTGATCTCCAGGCACAACAGGTTTTCTGAATTTAACATTATTTATTCCAGCAAAAACAAAAAGTCCTTTAGGAAGATCAGGCATTTGCGTAACTATTATTCCCCCAACTTGAGCCATTGATTCAACTATAAGTACTCCTGGCATTAAGGGCCTTTCGGGGAAATGTCCTTGAAATTGAGGCTCATTTATAGTTACATTCTTTACTGCAACAGCCCGCTCTCCAGGAATATGCTCTATTACTTTATCCACAAGAGCAAAAGGATATCTATGGGGTAAAAGCCCTAAAATATTCTCAGAAGAGAGTTGATTTTTTTCAATAGATGATTTCTTTTCCAAAACAATTAAATTAAAAGTTAATTTTTTAGTGATGAGGCCAATAAAGCATTTAAAGAATGTGATCCTTTGTAAACCAAAATTTGGGCCTTAGGTAACCCTACCAAAGCCAAGTCCCCAATGAGATCTAAAATTTTATGTCTTATTGGTTCATTATCAAATCTTAATGGGGGATTAACCCATCCATCTCCATCACAAACAAGTGCATTTTCTAAACTTCCACCTTTTATTAATCCGAGTTCACTTAACTCCTGAAATTGATCCTTAAAACCAAATGTTCTTGCTGGAGCAACCATTTCAACGAAACTTTTTGGATTTAAGTCAATTACAAAAGTTTGATTACCAATTGCTCTGTAAGGGAAGCTTATGGTCGATATGATTGTAGTTTTTTGACATGGGGTAGCAGCTATTATTGAATCATCTTTATTTAAAATTATTGATTTATTAATCTCCCTAAAGAAATTATTTGGTTTAGGTGCTTTTTTAATACCCACCTCTTCAAAAGCTTTTACCCACTGAATTGCTGAGCCATCTAAAAGTGGGATTTCCTTTCCATCAACTTCAATATGTATATAACTTAAGCCGCAACCCGAGAGTGAAGACAATAAATGTTCAATTGTATATAGATTTCTTCCACCTAATTTAATTGCCGTACAAAGCATCGTACTTCCAATTAAATCTTGAGTTAGTTTGAAAATCTCGTTGGGTTGATCCCTGAAAGAAATATAATATCCCTCTTTTTCATAGGAAGAAATTTTAACTCTTGTTTTTTCTCCACTATGAAGTCCTATACCTTCTCTGGAGACAACCCCAGATAATGTATAGCAAGAATCATAATTAGTTGGCCAAGAAAACACTTAAAACTTCCATCCAACTCCAAGTGTATATCGCCAATCTCCACTTAATTCCTTACTTGCAACATCTAATCTTAAGGGACCAATTGGCGTTTTCACTCCAACTCCACCTCCAATCGAATAACCAGAACCTGATTTCTGCAATAATTTACCAGGCCTTCCAGGGACATCCTCTTGAGAGCCCAAGTCACTTCCAGCATCTACGAATAAGGCTCCTGAAATCATTCTCCAAACAGGGAATCTATATTCTATTGAGCCCTCAACAAAACTTTTACTAACAGCTAAATCACAAGATCCCCAACCTCTTACAGATGAAGTTCCGCCAAGACAGAATGCTTCATAAGGAGGTAATTCTCCAATTATAGTTCCTGCTGTTAATTGAAAACCTATTGCTTGAGGACAATCCTTGCTTGAAGAATTACTAGACTTACATGCTTTGGTTAAATTTATCAATTTTGTTGGTATGAAAAATGAATATTTGGCTCTCGTTCTATTAAAAGTTGGAGAGTTTTCCCCCACAGAAACAAACTGCTCAGTCCCAAAACTAAATTTATTTCCTGAAGTTGGGTTTGCAAAATCATTCAAATTATTTCTAGTTGTACTAGCGATTACACTTACCAATGTATTTTCCTCAGGACATAGTCCATCATTGGAAGTAAACCCAATACAAATAATATCGTTTATGTTGCCTGTAGTTGGTGTCATATCTCCATATGGTCTTATATTCCCACTACCATCAATCATCTTTACTTTCTTAAAATTCATCCCTGCAAGAACTTTCCATTTAGAAACTTTAAATGGGTCCCCACCATTAAGAGGCCTTGAGAAAGAAAATCCACCTCCTGTTTTCTCTAAAACTATTGTTGAAAAAGTATCATTGTTTGTAGTATTAGTATCATCAACAGCGTATATTTTATTGTTTTCACCAATAAATTCTTGTGGATAATCCCTACTCAGAAAAATATTTGTTCTAAAAGAAGTTTTATGTTTATCTCCTTTAATCCATGGGTCAGATATAGAAAAATTGTAAGTCGTTGAATATTCTCCAAAATTTAGATTTAAATTAGTAGACCAGGCTCTACCTAAAGTATTTGTTTCCTGCAAGCCAACTGTGGCAAAAATACCTGAACCATTACTGTAACCAAGACCACCAGTCAATGATCCTGTTCTTTGCTCGCTCAAGTCTAAAAAGATAACGACTTGGCCAGGATTTAAATTATCAGGACCAAGAGATACTTTGACATCATCAAATAATGATGTTGCATAAAGTCGACGTATATCAGCCTCTAAAGTTTTTCTATTAAAAATGGTTCCTGGTTGTGATTTCAATTCTCTTTTTATGACCCAGTCTTTTGTTTTCCCTTTTCTAGGTTTGCCATCGATGACAGATTCACCATCAGATCCTGGAAATCTTAATTTGATATCAGATATAATTCCTTCAGACAATTTTAATGTTACTATTCCATTTTGTGAGATTCTATCTGGGCCAAAAATTCTAACTAAAGAGTAGCCCTCATTTTCATAACGTTTTTTTATTATTTCTATCTTGCTTTGAAGTTCTTTTAGATTAAGAGTGGTTCCGTAGTAATTATTAAAAATACTATCTAAATACTTATCAGAGATTAAAGAGTTTACAGGTTTAATTTCAACTTTCTTCAAAATTGGATTTGGTACTACACTTACAATTAACCTCACTCCTAATGGACCATCTTGGGACTTTATTTTAACGTCTGAAAACCAACCACTAGCGTATATTGAATTAAGATCTTGATTTAAAATTTGATTATTAACAATACTTCCTGGCTTTATACTCATAGAATCATATGCAGCCAATTCTAGTTTTCTGCCCTCGGGATGATTTTCCCAACCTTCGATAATTATTTCTGAAATGA is a window of Prochlorococcus marinus XMU1419 DNA encoding:
- a CDS encoding DUF3086 domain-containing protein, giving the protein MTNKEISDNNPEKELIIDKSISDDKTNQISKKNITQNKEITPKKDKSTKSFDEISNEIFRDLVSKKDSLVKEIKELETKKHEIEKDIESNFKGQSDNIAKRVKGFQEYLTGALQNLSQNVEKLELVSEPIIVKPSPLDEKKQNNSTNNIINVPALSETFKPDEDIIKSCFSSFTEQPDFYAEPWKLRRSLDSSDIEIMDDWFFNMGGRGSLESRGSRQKNALLSAGLISILGELYGDQFQTLILASEPERLGEWRRILQDSLGLTRDDFGPSSGIVLFERPEGVIERADRLEANEELPFIIIDAAETSVEIPILQFPLWVAFAGSDNEIYDDLELN
- the plsY gene encoding glycerol-3-phosphate 1-O-acyltransferase PlsY; translated protein: MTILIIFISYLLGSLPTGFLIGKYLKNIDLRTIGSGSTGATNVLRNVGKWPALFVFIIDVGKGLIAVKIAQNYTDQGLIEVIAGISAISGHIWPIWLRGKGGKAVATGLGMFLAISWKVGLASLGIFLIVLTKTKFVSLSSISAAILLPIFMFFYLGKFMHSYFFISLIVALLVIWKHRTNITRLLNGEESKINQNQ
- the pyrF gene encoding orotidine-5'-phosphate decarboxylase; its protein translation is MNKRFNSEDKIILAIDGLDVSQAKLLLKKCPNIKWVKVGLELFVREGPRVIEVLKGLNKKIFLDLKFHDIPNTMRSACFQVSKLGVDIISIHASAGLKALRDSKKASLEGASSVSVNPPFVVGITVLTSFSLKDFQTDLDRNNTIEENVLRLAKLSFDAGLDGCVCSPWEVKMLRSIYKDNFELITPGIRLNIDNKNDQNRIMTPYEALDNGASKLVIGRSISKAIDPNKALIEIFKSIDSD
- the tyrS gene encoding tyrosine--tRNA ligase → MSDKSILPSWLSRGIDEYFPIKGIDKTFSEIINNAKKNNKKLRVKLGIDPTGTDIHLGHSILFKKLRAFQDNGHIAVLIIGDFTAQIGDPTGKNKTRVQLSEKQVKDNAKTYLTQLGMGKPANESILDFDSKDKIEIRYNSKWLKGLNLNSIIELMGSATVSQMLAKEEFNKRYTSQVPISLHEFLYPLLQGYDSVVVQSDIELGGTDQKFNIAIGRDLQRHFKQEPQFGVLLPILTGLDGIKKMSKSEFNTVGLTEDALSMYSKLEKVPDNIIPTYFELLTEVDLSFLENSNPRELQRRMALEVTTLFHGPEEALKAQSNCEKLFLGQKEKVGEIPNISLKEVIFPVKFFYLLSALKLFKSSSESKRSIKGGGVKIDSQKLINPDLVFNSKNDLEGKILQIGKKIIKRFEN
- a CDS encoding DUF1825 family protein yields the protein MGFFESDIVQEEAKKLFTDYQDLMKLGSDYGKFDREGKKMFIKKMESLMDRYKVFMKRFELSEDFQAKMTVEQLKTQLSQFGITPDQMFDQMNKTLIRMKDELDKTS
- a CDS encoding leucyl aminopeptidase, translating into MQFSTFQNNLDNWQGALLIFGVLEEEIASQLENIKFVIDPKLLLKKVTQKKFKGEKGKTLSFEFLDQKLETLIIVGLGKSKDLNKSDIENSIGKLVRETVDKNEKVSILLPWELINPQLTINQLAESARLSAYKDNRFNKKKDDKKVLKEIEFLNLKKFENISFEETAQICEGVELARRLVAAPPNSLTPQEMSIQASQIAKDHGLEVKILEAKDCEDLGMGAYLAVAKGSDLDPKFIHLTLKSEGPIKEKIALVGKGLTFDSGGYNLKVGASQIEMMKYDMGGSAAVLGAAKAIGAIKPKGLEIHFIVASCENMINGSAVHPGDVVKASNGKTIEINNTDAEGRLTLADALTYASNLKPDSIIDLATLTGAIVVALGNDVAGFWSNNDDLANDLKAASVQSGEELWQMPLQKSYKEGLKSHIADMKNTGPRAGGSITAALFLEEFFDKKIRWAHIDIAGTCWTDKNKGINPSGATGFGVKTLVQWIKNK
- the msrA gene encoding peptide-methionine (S)-S-oxide reductase MsrA, yielding MKYFLPLIIAFSIFINPLNTLAEELILAGGCFWCLEHDLESLKGINFVQSGYSGGNLQNPTYENHDGHQEVVLVNYDPKLVTLPDILRLYFRNIDPLDGKGQFCDRGDSYRPVIFFKGATEESDAINAIFSASKELRVPLEKISVELKSKDQFWLAEEYHQDFAERNELKYKFYRFSCGRDQRLDKLWGDNARSTNLWNE
- the lpxB gene encoding lipid-A-disaccharide synthase — translated: MNKKIFISTGEVSGDLHGSLLSKALFDEARKKSIDLEICGLGGERMKKEGVKILQDTTSISAIGIWEALPLILPTLRIQKKFYKLLKKYPPDCLILIDYMGPNIKIGTKLKRSRSDIPIYYYIAPQEWAWRVGNNSTTNLIKFSDKIFAIFKQEAKFYRRRGGNVFWVGHPMIDLARRLPSKKDSRTILKLRGNQNILLLMPASRSQELKYILPTFLKTAKKLQLKYPSLVVYIPSCRRVFDEQFRKGLEKYEIKGKVISQQDDSELKPYIYSLTKLALCKSGTVNMELALYGIPQIVGYKVSRVTAFIARKILNFKVRFISPVNLLLKKLVIPEFVQKNFNEKKVFHQACRYLDLTSEKVKIKKGYALLKKELGEEGVVERAAKEIINSII
- the lpxA gene encoding acyl-ACP--UDP-N-acetylglucosamine O-acyltransferase translates to MENTQFNSSFSGVKVHPNAFVDPSAKLHEGVIVSQGATIGPNVTIGKGTEVGSNAVITGRTQIGCNNKVFPNVFIGLDPQDLKYKGADSEVIIGDNNTFRECVTINKATDEGEKTIIGSNNLLMAYSHIGHNCELGNGIVLSNSVQVAGHVKVEDKAIIGGCLGIHQFVHIGYLAMIGGMTRVDRDVPPFCLAEGHPGRLRGLNRIGIKRSGLMENKNFNLKLLQSTWNLLFKSDDPISNSLENIMKGELDLSSSKLCIFLKESISKNRRGPMPLVNL
- the fabZ gene encoding 3-hydroxyacyl-ACP dehydratase FabZ: MEKKSSIEKNQLSSENILGLLPHRYPFALVDKVIEHIPGERAVAVKNVTINEPQFQGHFPERPLMPGVLIVESMAQVGGIIVTQMPDLPKGLFVFAGINNVKFRKPVVPGDQLLISCELLSIKRKRFGKVKGEAHVDGKLVCSGDLMFSLVD
- the lpxC gene encoding UDP-3-O-acyl-N-acetylglucosamine deacetylase, yielding MFSWPTNYDSCYTLSGVVSREGIGLHSGEKTRVKISSYEKEGYYISFRDQPNEIFKLTQDLIGSTMLCTAIKLGGRNLYTIEHLLSSLSGCGLSYIHIEVDGKEIPLLDGSAIQWVKAFEEVGIKKAPKPNNFFREINKSIILNKDDSIIAATPCQKTTIISTISFPYRAIGNQTFVIDLNPKSFVEMVAPARTFGFKDQFQELSELGLIKGGSLENALVCDGDGWVNPPLRFDNEPIRHKILDLIGDLALVGLPKAQILVYKGSHSLNALLASSLKN